A genomic stretch from Lathyrus oleraceus cultivar Zhongwan6 chromosome 2, CAAS_Psat_ZW6_1.0, whole genome shotgun sequence includes:
- the LOC127122940 gene encoding uncharacterized protein LOC127122940 — protein sequence MESSKRNIYSFKFKDPDLNNLRNLVSQMHPVYRINFGKNYGNLLSILNQQVDHTALITLAQFYDLPLRCFTFQDFQLAPTLEEFERLVRIPMKNKSLFEGTNESLPLEVIASALHMNEKEAEANLETKGNTKGFSLSFLLERAHTLLKAESWDACYSTIALAIYGIVLFPNMDGFVDMTAICVFLIGNPVPTLLADVYYYISHRYTKKKGLISCCALLLYQWFLEHLPKTGAWIEQTNISWPQRLGSLRSEDLYWYSKEYINMDIIFSCGDFLNLPLIRTQGCVNANPVLSLRQLGYPMEGPPEANSLEAFLLLDFGVENPSLFQ from the coding sequence atggaatcaagcaaaagaaacatttacTCCTTCAAGTTCAAGGATCCCGATCTAAATAACTTACGTAACTTGGTCTCTCAGATGCACCCGGTATACAGAATCAACTTTGGAAAGAATTATGGCAATTTGCTCAGCATCCTCAATCAACAAGTGGACCATACAGCCTTAATCACTTTAGCCCAATTTTATGACttacctttaagatgcttcacattccaagacttccaGCTAGCACCAACGTTGGAAGAATTCGAGCGTCTTGTTAGGATTCCTATGAAGAACAAGTCACTATTTGAAGGGACAAATGAATCTTTGCCCCTTGAGGTTATTGCTAGTGCGCTTCACATGAATGAAAAGGAAGCAGAAGCTAACTTAGAGACCAaagggaataccaaaggattttcACTAAGTTTTCTTTTGGAAAGAGCTCATACCCTATTGAAGGCAGAAAGTTGGGATGCTTGTTACTCTACTATTGCATTGGCCATCTATGGCATCGTCCTGTTCCCGAATATGGATGGTTTCGTAGACATGACTGCCATTTGTGTTTTCCTTATTGGGAACCCAGTACCCACTTTGTTAGCTGATGTCTATTATTACATAAGTCATAGGTATACTAAGAAGAAGGGATTGATTTCTTGTTGTGCTCTTTTATTGTATCAGTGGTTTCTAGAACATCTTCCGAAGACAGGTGCTTGGATTGAACAGACAAATATTAGTTGGCCTCAAAGATTGGGATCACTCCGATCTGAAGATCTCTATTGGTATTCCAAAGAATACATCAACatggatatcatattcagttgTGGAGATTTCCTAAATCTACCGCTTATTAGAACTCAAGGATGTGTAAATGCTAATCCAGTTCTATCACTCAGACAACTTGGCTACCCAATGGAAGGCCCTCCAGAGGCAAATtctttggaagctttcttgttACTTGACTTTGGGGTTGAGAATCCTAGCTTATTCCAGTGA